In the genome of Candidatus Omnitrophota bacterium, one region contains:
- a CDS encoding response regulator yields MKKWHILIVDDQVEIINSLKRVLRDDEYRISEALDAVRATEIITVEKVDLIICDYKLGGANGMELLQKVSSSHPETITILITAHPDLNMAIEAINKGSIYKFIIKPWDNEDMRVTVKRALQHKGLITRNRELLNEIRKRDAMLDQIEKEYPGLMSLKRDGNGNIVIEVEEEKHD; encoded by the coding sequence ATGAAAAAGTGGCACATTCTTATAGTCGACGACCAGGTTGAGATCATAAACTCGCTCAAAAGGGTGTTGAGGGATGATGAATACCGGATCTCCGAGGCCCTGGACGCGGTCCGCGCGACAGAGATAATAACTGTCGAAAAGGTCGATCTGATAATATGTGACTACAAGCTAGGCGGGGCCAATGGGATGGAACTCCTGCAAAAGGTGTCTAGCTCCCATCCCGAGACCATTACGATACTTATTACGGCCCACCCGGACCTGAATATGGCCATAGAAGCGATAAACAAGGGAAGTATCTATAAGTTCATCATCAAGCCCTGGGATAATGAGGATATGCGTGTTACGGTAAAGAGGGCCTTGCAGCACAAGGGGCTTATAACCCGGAACAGAGAGCTTCTGAACGAGATACGTAAGAGGGACGCCATGCTGGATCAGATAGAAAAAGAGTATCCCGGGCTAATGAGCCTGAAAAGGGACGGGAACGGGAATATCGTAATAGAGGTAGAAGAGGAGAAACATGACTGA
- a CDS encoding PAS domain S-box protein: MRDIETKRTHRGRGPLVSPSGKYSILIIFIVIGAVNWVIDGFIEQRFFGGREYQWLVPNDAAELFHRVIVFLLFVFSGIFIQLYLNRSILSEKETVRTLENYNAMFNVINDAVYVYIVNDDGSLGNFIEVNDTACRVMGYTREEFMSMTPRDLDADTWNEERERAIRELRASEKCMFRIRHRTKSGAEVPVEINSRVVTIGGRKIIISIARDLRVRQEIEARLEESNERFRLARAVAKVGVWDLDMVTGELKWSEEVSPIILGMPDTAPGENKFRKYVRSIHRDDRKKVAAALRRSARNGEEYAVEHRVVTSDGGEKWVLEAGNVMRDQSGKPVRIIGIVRDISEYTKTRIALRSTLKEKQAIFDAVPAGVFYKDNDNTLISVNNAFCKITEMRKEELEGKNCADLWPTEAERYGKDDQEVIRTGQPKKGIVERLPLAGGNKWLYVNKIPYRDDGGKIRGVIAFASDITDMMKDFYRAEQDLELLQTIIDAIPNPVFYKNSIGMYMGCNKAFMEFVGKRKEEIIGKTVYEVSPREFADKYHEADQELVRDGGNQVYEAKVVHADGTERAVMFYKARYETYDRKQGMVGVMLDITEAKKIEEALIEAKNFGDKMLRTSPSAIFTVDVNKRVITWNKRAEQITGYTMQEVIGKECLFFSKAPCVKVCGLFSDDVEKPVIMKEATIRHKDGHTVYISKNADVLRDTNGEVVGGIEIFEDITERKRYETELRESKEKFQGVVDNIGVGVALIGPGMEVLTLNRKMKEWFPDVDPETKPICYQAFNRPPRDNICTYCPTCLTFRDGERHEAISNTPRGDSTIHYRIVTSPVKDDNGDVVAVIDMVEDITEKKKAEEYLKTSEEQFRAMIERSVDGIVILKKDGECVYANPAAERLFKAAAYKMDKYIHLPKELPDKSVETSIERSDGDKLECELIYTRITWRRTAGILVVIRDIGERKEVERKTIQTEKLASIGQIAAGVAHEINNPISFIGSNLTVLSTYVHDITGMVREMIELENAVKERSEEKIEAAIKSVDEKRENIDLDYIAKDVTDLIMESNTGIERIKKIVYDLKTFSRPSRENLELVSLNEVIDGVINIVWNEIKYKAELIKEYGQLPSVKCDVQQMGQVFINLLVNAGHAIEARGAIVVRTYARGSSVVAEVVDSGRGIDPEVIEKVFEPFFSTKEKGEGTGLGLSITHGIIKKHNGTIDVESEPGKGTCFRITLPAVYEKVQ; the protein is encoded by the coding sequence ATGCGGGATATAGAGACAAAAAGAACACATCGCGGGCGCGGTCCGCTGGTAAGCCCGTCCGGGAAATATTCCATTCTTATCATTTTCATCGTGATCGGCGCCGTTAACTGGGTCATTGACGGGTTCATCGAACAGAGGTTCTTCGGGGGCAGGGAGTATCAGTGGCTGGTCCCCAATGACGCTGCCGAACTTTTCCACCGGGTCATCGTATTTCTGTTATTCGTGTTCTCGGGAATATTCATCCAGCTCTACCTGAACAGGTCCATCCTTTCTGAAAAAGAAACAGTCCGCACGCTTGAGAACTACAACGCCATGTTCAATGTGATAAACGACGCCGTCTATGTTTACATCGTGAATGACGACGGCAGCCTGGGGAATTTCATCGAGGTTAACGATACGGCGTGCAGGGTAATGGGATATACCCGGGAAGAGTTCATGTCCATGACCCCGAGGGACCTGGACGCGGACACATGGAATGAGGAGCGGGAAAGGGCCATAAGGGAGCTCAGGGCCTCGGAAAAATGCATGTTCAGGATAAGGCACAGGACAAAGAGCGGGGCGGAGGTCCCGGTCGAGATAAACAGCCGCGTCGTTACTATCGGCGGCAGAAAGATAATCATTTCGATAGCGAGGGACCTGCGGGTCCGGCAGGAGATAGAAGCCAGGCTGGAAGAATCCAACGAAAGGTTCCGGTTGGCACGGGCTGTAGCAAAGGTCGGAGTGTGGGACCTGGACATGGTCACAGGTGAACTGAAATGGTCGGAAGAGGTTTCCCCGATAATCCTGGGAATGCCTGACACCGCTCCGGGCGAGAACAAGTTCCGGAAATACGTGAGAAGCATACACCGCGATGACCGGAAGAAAGTAGCCGCCGCCTTGAGGCGGAGCGCGAGGAACGGCGAGGAATACGCGGTCGAACATCGTGTGGTAACGTCCGATGGTGGGGAAAAGTGGGTGCTGGAAGCGGGGAATGTCATGAGGGACCAGTCGGGCAAACCGGTCCGTATCATCGGTATCGTAAGGGATATTTCTGAATATACAAAGACAAGGATCGCCCTGCGTTCGACCCTGAAGGAAAAACAGGCCATATTCGATGCTGTGCCTGCCGGAGTGTTCTATAAGGACAATGACAACACTCTCATAAGCGTGAACAACGCTTTTTGTAAGATAACGGAAATGAGGAAAGAAGAGCTCGAGGGTAAGAACTGTGCTGATCTCTGGCCCACGGAAGCGGAAAGATACGGGAAAGACGACCAGGAGGTCATAAGGACCGGCCAGCCCAAAAAAGGTATCGTGGAAAGGTTGCCCCTCGCGGGTGGGAACAAGTGGCTATATGTGAACAAGATCCCATACCGGGATGATGGAGGCAAGATCAGGGGGGTCATAGCTTTTGCCAGCGATATTACGGATATGATGAAGGATTTTTATCGGGCGGAACAGGATCTTGAGCTTCTCCAGACCATCATAGACGCTATCCCGAACCCGGTGTTCTATAAGAATTCCATAGGGATGTATATGGGGTGCAATAAGGCGTTCATGGAGTTCGTGGGTAAAAGGAAGGAAGAGATAATAGGAAAGACCGTATATGAGGTGTCGCCCAGGGAATTCGCTGATAAATACCATGAAGCGGATCAGGAGCTTGTCCGGGATGGTGGGAACCAGGTCTACGAGGCGAAAGTGGTCCATGCGGACGGGACAGAGCGGGCGGTAATGTTCTATAAGGCCAGATATGAGACCTATGACCGTAAACAGGGCATGGTAGGCGTTATGCTGGATATCACGGAAGCGAAAAAGATAGAAGAGGCCCTTATCGAGGCTAAGAACTTCGGGGACAAGATGCTGAGGACAAGCCCGTCGGCCATATTTACGGTCGATGTGAATAAACGCGTGATAACGTGGAACAAGCGGGCCGAGCAGATAACGGGATATACCATGCAGGAGGTGATCGGGAAAGAATGCCTGTTCTTCTCTAAAGCGCCTTGTGTGAAGGTCTGTGGTCTTTTCTCTGATGATGTGGAGAAACCCGTGATCATGAAAGAAGCTACCATACGCCATAAGGACGGGCATACGGTATATATATCCAAGAACGCGGATGTATTGAGGGATACCAACGGCGAGGTCGTGGGCGGAATAGAGATATTCGAGGATATAACCGAGCGCAAAAGATATGAGACGGAACTACGGGAGTCCAAGGAGAAGTTCCAGGGAGTGGTGGATAATATCGGGGTAGGTGTCGCGCTGATCGGTCCTGGCATGGAGGTCCTCACGCTGAACAGGAAAATGAAGGAATGGTTCCCTGACGTGGACCCGGAAACGAAGCCCATATGTTATCAGGCGTTCAACCGTCCGCCGCGTGACAATATATGCACGTATTGTCCCACTTGTCTGACTTTCCGGGATGGCGAGAGGCACGAGGCTATATCGAATACCCCGAGAGGGGACTCCACTATACATTACCGTATAGTGACCTCGCCGGTAAAGGACGATAACGGGGATGTGGTGGCGGTCATAGATATGGTCGAGGACATAACCGAGAAGAAAAAGGCGGAAGAATACCTCAAGACCAGTGAGGAACAGTTCAGGGCCATGATCGAGAGAAGCGTGGACGGGATAGTGATACTCAAAAAGGATGGGGAATGCGTTTACGCCAACCCGGCCGCGGAAAGACTTTTCAAGGCCGCCGCGTATAAAATGGATAAGTATATACACCTTCCCAAGGAACTCCCCGACAAGAGCGTGGAAACGTCGATAGAAAGGTCCGACGGGGACAAGCTGGAATGTGAGCTCATCTATACCCGTATAACCTGGAGGAGGACAGCCGGTATACTTGTGGTAATAAGGGATATAGGTGAGAGGAAGGAGGTGGAAAGGAAGACCATACAGACGGAGAAGTTGGCTTCTATCGGGCAGATAGCCGCGGGGGTGGCCCATGAGATAAATAACCCGATAAGTTTCATCGGTAGTAACCTTACCGTTCTCAGTACATATGTACACGACATTACCGGGATGGTAAGGGAGATGATAGAGCTGGAAAACGCTGTTAAGGAAAGGTCCGAGGAGAAGATAGAGGCTGCTATAAAGAGCGTGGATGAAAAAAGAGAAAATATCGACTTGGACTATATAGCCAAGGACGTAACGGACCTTATAATGGAGAGTAACACGGGGATCGAGCGTATCAAGAAAATAGTCTATGACCTTAAGACGTTCTCCCGCCCGTCAAGGGAGAACCTGGAACTGGTGAGCCTTAACGAAGTAATAGACGGTGTTATAAATATCGTATGGAACGAGATAAAGTACAAGGCCGAGCTGATAAAGGAGTATGGTCAGCTACCGTCGGTAAAATGTGATGTCCAGCAGATGGGACAGGTGTTCATAAACCTGCTTGTGAATGCCGGCCATGCCATAGAGGCCAGGGGGGCTATAGTCGTAAGAACGTATGCCAGGGGGAGTAGCGTGGTGGCAGAGGTCGTGGATAGCGGACGTGGTATAGACCCGGAAGTGATAGAAAAGGTTTTCGAGCCTTTTTTCTCGACAAAAGAAAAAGGAGAAGGTACGGGACTTGGTTTAAGCATAACGCATGGTATAATTAAAAAACACAATGGAACGATCGACGTGGAAAGTGAACCGGGCAAGGGTACATGCTTCAGGATAACCCTGCCGGCGGTATATGAAAAAGTACAATGA
- a CDS encoding ATP-binding protein, which translates to MDGQKNTKFASPERLSREEVLAETEKFSNKELFEQTINAFPEIVLFINDCRQIVFCNSMCLRFLGQDDISDILGKRPGEVFNCLHSDIEESGCGTSEFCMECGAVNAILSAQNGVENVQECRMTMRAAKGETALDLRVWATPIRLDGKKFTVFIIEDVSDEKRRHALERVFFHDVLNEASLLKGYIEMARKGRIDKNEDITDKMHMFTMRMIDVIEGQRDLVYAEKDAYIMKKKEVRVQEILNEIVLFCGKGSLGSKKLINVECDGEARINTDKTLLRRVLLNLLKNALESAGVNETVTIGCSIGSGKDIVFHIHNATVMPPEIRHQLFQRSFSTKGPGRGIGTYSARLFAERYLDGKIWYESSKDRGTTFFVSIPKRTE; encoded by the coding sequence ATGGACGGGCAAAAGAACACAAAGTTCGCTTCTCCCGAAAGGCTTTCCCGAGAGGAAGTGCTGGCCGAGACAGAGAAATTCTCAAATAAAGAACTGTTCGAGCAAACTATAAACGCGTTCCCCGAGATAGTACTTTTCATTAACGATTGCCGGCAGATAGTTTTCTGTAATTCCATGTGCCTGCGCTTTCTTGGGCAGGACGATATATCCGATATCCTGGGCAAGCGGCCAGGGGAGGTCTTTAATTGCCTGCATAGTGACATAGAGGAGTCCGGATGTGGCACTTCGGAATTCTGCATGGAATGCGGCGCGGTCAACGCCATATTGTCCGCCCAGAACGGGGTCGAGAACGTGCAGGAATGCCGGATGACCATGCGCGCCGCCAAGGGAGAGACGGCGCTTGACCTGAGGGTATGGGCTACGCCCATACGCCTGGACGGCAAGAAATTCACGGTATTCATCATAGAGGACGTAAGCGACGAGAAAAGACGCCACGCGCTTGAACGCGTGTTCTTCCACGATGTGCTGAACGAGGCGTCACTCCTCAAGGGTTATATCGAAATGGCCCGTAAGGGCAGGATAGATAAAAATGAGGATATAACCGACAAGATGCATATGTTCACCATGCGTATGATTGACGTTATAGAGGGGCAGAGAGACCTGGTCTACGCGGAAAAGGACGCGTATATCATGAAGAAAAAAGAGGTCAGGGTGCAGGAGATACTCAATGAGATAGTGCTCTTCTGCGGTAAAGGCAGCCTGGGCTCGAAAAAGCTCATTAATGTGGAATGCGACGGTGAGGCCAGGATAAATACGGATAAGACCCTTTTAAGAAGGGTTCTCCTTAATCTTTTGAAGAACGCCCTGGAATCAGCCGGGGTGAACGAGACGGTGACCATAGGGTGTTCCATCGGGTCCGGGAAAGACATAGTTTTTCATATACATAACGCTACCGTCATGCCGCCAGAGATACGGCACCAGCTTTTTCAACGTTCCTTCAGCACGAAAGGTCCTGGACGCGGCATAGGTACCTACAGCGCGCGGCTTTTTGCCGAACGCTATCTTGACGGAAAGATCTGGTACGAGTCCTCGAAGGACAGGGGTACCACGTTCTTTGTTTCTATACCCAAACGTACCGAATGA
- a CDS encoding tetratricopeptide repeat protein codes for MGRILTNKYAVLALMLVLGAIIYFPSMQGGFVWDDGPLIVDNSFIKDISHVPDIFSRDWGGGAGLQYGFYRPLTIMTYMFNHMVFGPDAFWYHALNVLMHVAVSYALFLMVMMLSGARPVAFFAAIMFLVHPAQVDAVAYVSGRADMLAGLFIIMAMGAYIKCACSEKGSFFFGVSLLCFVMALFFKENSIVLPAMIAGYHWAYRKKADVARILSILLVDTAYIALRFSVMGNILGHEKLTASSMLERVPGAFAAIAGYFRIFIVPAGLHADYGARLFSMNEPVVLAGVLIAVALMVLAIKRRGQSPITSFSICWFFVLLLPVANLYPVAFYMAEHYMYMPFIGIFIMIPGWLFSARGDRRAACIALTMVVFFWTALSFKQNGYWKDPIAFYQRTLEYTPDSARMHYNLGLAYRNIGELDRAEEAYSRAIELDPEGRDAYYNLAIIYAEKGKKKESVELYKKVIGIDPGFMMAYNNLAIELAYLNERIQAEKVLKHAMKMDPEFIETYNNLGTLYLNTGRSGEAEFLYKKAIKLEPGYAKAYNNLGTIYKDRGRLDDAIAEFRKAVMYDTGYAKAYLNLSILYYLKGQYYVAVEYRDLAAKYGQEIPPLYDERLKPYMKMSGYK; via the coding sequence GTGGGGCGGATATTAACTAACAAATACGCGGTACTTGCGCTTATGCTGGTCCTGGGCGCGATCATATACTTTCCCTCCATGCAGGGCGGGTTCGTGTGGGACGACGGTCCCCTCATAGTGGATAACAGTTTCATAAAGGACATATCACATGTCCCCGATATTTTCAGCCGGGATTGGGGCGGGGGAGCCGGCCTGCAGTATGGGTTCTACCGTCCGCTCACCATCATGACGTATATGTTCAATCACATGGTGTTCGGCCCGGACGCTTTCTGGTACCACGCGCTGAACGTTCTCATGCACGTAGCCGTATCTTACGCTTTGTTCCTAATGGTAATGATGCTTTCAGGGGCCCGGCCCGTGGCTTTTTTCGCCGCTATCATGTTCCTGGTCCATCCCGCCCAGGTGGATGCCGTGGCGTATGTTTCGGGAAGGGCGGATATGCTGGCCGGTCTTTTTATTATAATGGCCATGGGGGCTTACATAAAGTGCGCCTGCAGCGAGAAGGGGAGCTTTTTTTTCGGGGTTTCACTTCTTTGTTTTGTCATGGCCCTTTTTTTCAAGGAGAACAGCATAGTGCTTCCGGCGATGATAGCGGGGTATCACTGGGCGTATCGGAAGAAAGCGGACGTTGCCAGGATACTATCTATCCTGTTGGTGGACACGGCGTATATCGCGCTGCGTTTTTCGGTCATGGGGAACATCCTGGGGCATGAGAAATTAACGGCGAGTTCCATGCTGGAAAGGGTGCCCGGGGCTTTTGCCGCGATAGCCGGGTATTTCAGGATATTTATCGTCCCGGCCGGGCTCCACGCGGATTATGGGGCCCGCTTGTTCTCGATGAACGAGCCAGTTGTCCTGGCGGGCGTTCTTATCGCGGTGGCGCTCATGGTCCTGGCGATAAAGAGGAGGGGACAAAGTCCGATCACGTCTTTTTCCATATGCTGGTTCTTTGTTCTTTTGCTCCCGGTAGCGAACCTGTATCCGGTGGCTTTTTACATGGCCGAGCACTATATGTATATGCCGTTCATCGGCATTTTTATCATGATACCCGGATGGCTGTTCTCCGCGCGAGGGGATAGAAGGGCGGCATGCATCGCCCTTACCATGGTGGTGTTCTTCTGGACGGCTTTATCGTTCAAACAGAACGGGTATTGGAAAGACCCGATAGCGTTTTACCAAAGGACCCTGGAATACACGCCGGATAGCGCGCGCATGCATTATAACCTTGGGCTGGCATACAGGAATATCGGTGAGTTGGACAGGGCTGAGGAAGCCTACTCGCGGGCCATAGAGCTTGACCCGGAAGGCCGCGACGCGTATTACAACCTGGCCATAATATACGCGGAGAAAGGAAAGAAAAAAGAATCGGTGGAGTTGTACAAGAAGGTCATCGGGATAGACCCGGGTTTTATGATGGCGTATAATAACCTGGCCATAGAGCTCGCTTATCTCAATGAAAGGATCCAGGCGGAGAAAGTGCTGAAGCATGCCATGAAAATGGATCCGGAGTTCATAGAGACATATAATAACCTGGGCACACTTTACCTGAATACGGGGCGCTCGGGAGAAGCGGAGTTCCTGTATAAGAAAGCCATTAAGCTGGAGCCGGGATACGCCAAGGCGTACAATAATCTCGGGACCATATATAAGGACCGCGGCAGGCTTGATGACGCCATAGCCGAGTTCAGGAAAGCCGTTATGTATGATACCGGATACGCCAAAGCGTATCTTAACCTATCCATATTGTATTACCTGAAAGGGCAGTATTATGTGGCGGTGGAGTACCGGGATCTTGCCGCGAAATATGGACAGGAGATACCGCCGCTATACGACGAAAGACTTAAGCCCTACATGAAAATGTCCGGATACAAGTGA
- a CDS encoding ArsB/NhaD family transporter: protein MNALLSVVIFVMAYCLFAMEKLNKMVVAITGAALVVMLHLVSFEEAIASVDFNVIFLLVGMMTSVYILSKTGFFEWIAISIAKVSKGDPWVITFLLLSATAVLSALLDNVTTIILLAPVTILIMQLMEISPAPVIMLEAMVSNIGGTATLIGDPPNIIVGSKAGLSFNSFLLNLGPVVVVIFIAFVATAFFLFRKDLAVADEIKERLARAVPSLAIVDKPNMIKALAVMGLIFVGFFLHNAINTEPGIIALGGSMLMLIVTRFKPEETFVKIEWGVIFFFIGMFMMISALEVNGVIAFIGSAILKAAGHNFFMLCMIILWGSAIFSAILDNIPFVITMIPLIKHFSGYFTTAAGSGMSEASFQPIWWALVLGACLGGNGTLIGASANIVMAKIGERNKCPVTFGTFFKYGSMFMLQSMVICTFYLWLRYFH, encoded by the coding sequence ATGAACGCGTTATTATCCGTAGTGATATTTGTCATGGCGTATTGCCTGTTCGCCATGGAAAAACTGAACAAGATGGTGGTCGCCATTACAGGCGCCGCGCTTGTCGTTATGTTGCACCTTGTTTCGTTCGAGGAGGCTATCGCGTCCGTCGATTTCAACGTGATATTCCTCCTGGTCGGCATGATGACGAGCGTCTATATATTGTCCAAGACCGGGTTCTTCGAGTGGATAGCCATAAGCATCGCCAAGGTATCGAAAGGTGATCCCTGGGTGATAACGTTCCTTCTCCTGTCCGCTACGGCCGTGCTTTCAGCATTATTGGACAATGTGACCACCATAATACTTCTCGCGCCCGTAACCATACTTATTATGCAGCTCATGGAGATATCTCCGGCCCCGGTGATAATGCTTGAGGCCATGGTATCCAATATCGGGGGGACCGCTACCCTTATAGGGGACCCTCCGAATATCATAGTCGGGTCCAAGGCAGGGCTGTCCTTCAACAGTTTCCTCCTGAATCTGGGCCCGGTGGTCGTCGTAATATTCATTGCTTTCGTCGCGACGGCTTTTTTCCTGTTCAGAAAAGACCTGGCAGTAGCCGATGAGATCAAAGAACGCTTGGCCAGGGCAGTGCCCTCCCTGGCCATAGTTGACAAGCCTAATATGATCAAGGCCCTGGCCGTAATGGGGCTGATATTTGTCGGGTTTTTCCTCCATAACGCGATAAACACGGAACCGGGCATAATAGCGCTCGGCGGAAGTATGCTCATGCTTATAGTGACCCGGTTCAAGCCGGAAGAAACATTCGTGAAAATAGAATGGGGTGTTATCTTTTTCTTTATCGGTATGTTCATGATGATATCGGCTCTAGAGGTCAATGGGGTCATCGCGTTCATAGGTTCCGCTATACTGAAAGCGGCCGGGCATAATTTCTTCATGCTATGCATGATAATACTGTGGGGATCGGCCATTTTCTCGGCCATACTCGATAATATACCGTTCGTGATAACCATGATACCCTTGATAAAACATTTTTCAGGGTACTTCACCACCGCCGCTGGCAGTGGTATGAGCGAGGCCTCTTTCCAGCCCATATGGTGGGCGCTTGTGCTGGGCGCCTGTCTCGGTGGCAACGGCACGCTTATCGGGGCTTCCGCCAATATCGTAATGGCTAAGATAGGTGAGAGGAATAAGTGCCCTGTCACTTTCGGGACTTTCTTCAAGTACGGATCAATGTTCATGCTACAGTCCATGGTCATATGCACGTTCTATCTTTGGCTCCGGTATTTCCATTAA
- a CDS encoding PTS sugar transporter subunit IIA, with product MVDLKKILKKELIIEESAALPKDVVIRKLLDRIYEVSPGSARKVGKEDAYRAIVERERMQTTGIGNGLAFPHARVAGWGEPSMAMAVFNNGMDFASLDGQPVRFVFLLLSSSAEPYIVLQVMAAIIRAVKNAEEAGHVRPGSLDMNEVLDIFRDSRVNSPKEILARDLSRPAICTIGLEDQIEEAARKMHLNKLDILPVLDDKGTFRGEISCLDIFEYGMPDFFKQLNTISFVKHIDPFEKYFKIKKDLRVKDMYVRDTESIGKDATLLEVIFEMTVKNKSKLFVLQEDGTLEGVIDRFCIIDKILFF from the coding sequence ATGGTCGATCTCAAAAAAATACTGAAGAAAGAACTGATAATAGAGGAAAGCGCCGCGCTCCCCAAAGACGTGGTAATAAGGAAACTTCTCGACAGGATATATGAGGTGTCCCCCGGCAGCGCGCGTAAAGTGGGGAAAGAGGACGCGTATAGGGCTATTGTCGAGAGGGAAAGGATGCAGACCACGGGGATAGGCAACGGGTTGGCGTTCCCCCATGCCCGCGTGGCAGGATGGGGGGAGCCCTCCATGGCCATGGCTGTTTTTAACAACGGCATGGATTTCGCCAGCCTGGACGGCCAACCTGTGCGTTTTGTTTTTCTTCTGTTATCCTCCTCCGCAGAACCGTATATAGTGCTCCAGGTCATGGCGGCTATAATAAGGGCCGTGAAGAACGCCGAGGAAGCCGGGCACGTTCGCCCTGGATCGCTGGATATGAACGAAGTCCTTGATATTTTCAGGGACTCACGGGTGAATTCCCCCAAAGAGATCCTGGCAAGGGACCTGTCGAGGCCCGCGATATGTACTATAGGGCTGGAGGACCAGATAGAGGAAGCCGCCCGGAAAATGCATTTGAACAAACTGGATATATTGCCCGTCCTGGACGATAAGGGAACGTTCCGTGGTGAAATATCATGTCTTGATATCTTTGAGTACGGCATGCCGGATTTCTTCAAGCAACTTAACACCATATCTTTCGTGAAACATATAGACCCTTTCGAGAAGTATTTTAAGATAAAGAAGGACCTCAGGGTAAAGGATATGTATGTCCGGGATACCGAGTCTATCGGGAAAGACGCTACGCTTTTGGAGGTAATATTCGAAATGACGGTGAAGAACAAATCTAAACTTTTCGTGCTCCAGGAGGACGGGACCCTGGAGGGGGTAATAGACAGGTTCTGTATCATAGATAAAATACTTTTCTTTTGA
- a CDS encoding energy-coupling factor ABC transporter permease, whose protein sequence is MHIPNSMLNGAICPVTAAISTASVIMAGVAAAISKVKISAARFGAITAFIFAAQMMNFPVQNGTSGHFLGAALAVALLGLPFGLLSMALVVSIQCIVFSDGGFSVLGANILNMAVIGAGIGGILHNLLARKTSDGSSGYLIGLGFIAWVSIMSAALACSLELAISGTVEIGKVLPSMLGVHAVIGVGEGLITIAAYAAFSGKVAVVTDRRSAVAPLAVAGITAAILSPFASGYPDGLEWVAEKYRFLHDAAPSFVSPMPDYSIPAISGEALSTGLSGLAGVVITFVTAMVVIGIVRAGKTALIKQVR, encoded by the coding sequence ATGCATATTCCAAATTCCATGCTGAATGGGGCCATATGTCCCGTTACCGCCGCGATAAGTACCGCTAGCGTCATAATGGCGGGTGTAGCCGCCGCCATATCCAAAGTAAAGATATCCGCGGCCAGGTTCGGGGCCATAACGGCCTTTATTTTCGCCGCGCAAATGATGAATTTCCCTGTGCAGAACGGGACCTCCGGACATTTTCTCGGGGCGGCGCTGGCCGTGGCCTTGCTTGGCCTGCCGTTCGGGCTGCTTTCGATGGCCCTTGTAGTGAGCATACAGTGTATCGTATTCTCCGACGGGGGTTTTTCCGTGCTGGGGGCTAATATTCTGAATATGGCCGTTATAGGCGCCGGTATCGGGGGGATACTGCATAACCTTCTTGCCCGTAAGACCTCTGACGGGTCGTCGGGATACCTTATCGGGCTCGGGTTCATAGCATGGGTCTCCATAATGTCGGCGGCGTTGGCTTGCAGTCTCGAGCTGGCCATATCCGGGACCGTAGAGATCGGGAAGGTATTACCTTCCATGCTGGGAGTGCATGCTGTCATAGGGGTAGGAGAGGGATTGATAACCATCGCGGCTTACGCGGCTTTCAGCGGGAAAGTAGCCGTAGTAACGGACAGACGTTCCGCTGTGGCCCCACTCGCGGTGGCGGGAATAACAGCCGCTATTTTAAGCCCTTTCGCGAGCGGATATCCTGATGGGCTAGAATGGGTGGCGGAGAAGTACAGGTTCCTGCATGACGCGGCTCCTTCTTTTGTAAGCCCGATGCCGGATTATTCCATACCGGCGATAAGCGGGGAGGCGCTGTCGACAGGTCTTTCAGGGTTGGCCGGAGTGGTAATAACGTTCGTAACGGCCATGGTCGTGATCGGGATCGTACGTGCCGGTAAAACGGCCCTCATAAAGCAGGTTCGTTGA